In the Oreochromis aureus strain Israel breed Guangdong linkage group 14, ZZ_aureus, whole genome shotgun sequence genome, one interval contains:
- the tagln gene encoding transgelin isoform X2: MANKGPSYGLSRQVQDKIDSKYDPELEQILVEWISRQCGSGVGKPEPGKQGFQAWLKDGCVLSELINSLFAGEKPVKKIQSSPMAFKQMEQISQFLNAAEKYGVTKTDMFQTVDLWEGKDLAAVQRTLSALGSLAVTKDEGTYKGDPNWFFKKAQENKRDFSDEQLKAGKNVIGLQMGSNKGASQEGMSYGRPRQIL, from the exons ATGGCTAACAAAGGTCCATCCTACGGCCTGAGTCGGCAGGTCCAGGACAAGATCGACAGCAAGTACGACCCAGAGCTGGAGCAGATTCTGGTGGAGTGGATCAGCCGTCAGTGCGGCTCTGGTGTGGGGAAGCCAGAGCCCGGTAAACAGGGCTTCCAGGCTTGGCTCAAGGACGGATGT GTCTTGAGCGAGCTCATTAACAGTCTGTTTGCCGGCGAGAAACCTGTGAAGAAGATTCAGAGCTCGCCCATGGCCTTCAAGCAAATGGAACAGATCTCCCAGTTCCTCAACGCTGCCGAGAAGTACGGCGTCACGAAGACCGACATGTTCCAGACCGTGGACCTTTGGGAAG GTAAGGACTTGGCAGCGGTGCAGAGGACCCTGTCAGCTTTGGGCAGCTTGGCCGTTACCAAGGATGAAGGCACATACAAAGGAGACCCCAACTGGTTCTTCAA GAAGGCACAGGAGAACAAGCGAGACTTCAGCGACGAGCAGCTGAAGGCTGGCAAAAATGTGATTGGCTTACAGATGGGCTCCAATAAGGGAGCCAGTCAGGAGGGCATGAGCTACGGAAGACCTCGACAGATCCTGTAA
- the tagln gene encoding transgelin isoform X1 gives MATKGVGMANKGPSYGLSRQVQDKIDSKYDPELEQILVEWISRQCGSGVGKPEPGKQGFQAWLKDGCVLSELINSLFAGEKPVKKIQSSPMAFKQMEQISQFLNAAEKYGVTKTDMFQTVDLWEGKDLAAVQRTLSALGSLAVTKDEGTYKGDPNWFFKKAQENKRDFSDEQLKAGKNVIGLQMGSNKGASQEGMSYGRPRQIL, from the exons ATGGCAACAAAG GGTGTCGGCATGGCTAACAAAGGTCCATCCTACGGCCTGAGTCGGCAGGTCCAGGACAAGATCGACAGCAAGTACGACCCAGAGCTGGAGCAGATTCTGGTGGAGTGGATCAGCCGTCAGTGCGGCTCTGGTGTGGGGAAGCCAGAGCCCGGTAAACAGGGCTTCCAGGCTTGGCTCAAGGACGGATGT GTCTTGAGCGAGCTCATTAACAGTCTGTTTGCCGGCGAGAAACCTGTGAAGAAGATTCAGAGCTCGCCCATGGCCTTCAAGCAAATGGAACAGATCTCCCAGTTCCTCAACGCTGCCGAGAAGTACGGCGTCACGAAGACCGACATGTTCCAGACCGTGGACCTTTGGGAAG GTAAGGACTTGGCAGCGGTGCAGAGGACCCTGTCAGCTTTGGGCAGCTTGGCCGTTACCAAGGATGAAGGCACATACAAAGGAGACCCCAACTGGTTCTTCAA GAAGGCACAGGAGAACAAGCGAGACTTCAGCGACGAGCAGCTGAAGGCTGGCAAAAATGTGATTGGCTTACAGATGGGCTCCAATAAGGGAGCCAGTCAGGAGGGCATGAGCTACGGAAGACCTCGACAGATCCTGTAA